One segment of Primulina tabacum isolate GXHZ01 chromosome 6, ASM2559414v2, whole genome shotgun sequence DNA contains the following:
- the LOC142549390 gene encoding putative inactive leucine-rich repeat receptor-like protein kinase At3g03770 translates to MNIYVSTVHEFIAEPKMGFSRLCFLVCFSLGFLISCTYQLQSSQIQVLLQLRKQLEYPKQLDYWLNRGVDLCYFNSPQVNISCQDNVISEIRIYGDRQTRASGFDGFPIPYQTLSQNFSMDSLLATLSRLNNLRALSLVSLGIWGPIPVKIHRLQFLEYLDLSWNFFYGSIPQTLPRIVNLEILKLDGNFLNGTFPDWFDSFLNLTSLSLRNNQIDGPIPSSMGRVTSLADINLSNNQISGKLLDLSSLSRLNWLDLSNNKLDSELPIMPKGITAVLLSNNSFSGRIPRQYGTLNNLQQLDLSFNALQGTTPSELFALPNITSLNLASNMFIGSLPSSLSCGSSLGLVDFSNNRLKGVLPSCLSSDMKTRVVKFGGNCLSIDLEHQHPEAYCVENSSGKKNSKVKNVGILVGVICGIVVILALLAFGFLVLCRQYCPYRTSEQHLLHKSVQDNSVKSRPSELITNARFISDAAKLGTQDRPAHRLFSIDELKEATNNFDDLALMGEGSNGKIYKGRLENSDQVAIRCLKVSKRYTIRNLKLRLDLLAKLRHPHLVCLLGHCIEIEGKDEAGVNEVYLIYEYISHGNYQARLSETSSQKVIRWSDRLAILIGIAKAVHFLHNGIIPGFFSNQLKTKNILLNDNGIGKLSDYGLSVVADQKIDKDKEESGGLKSWQIKNLEDDVYSFGMILLESLIAPSVRARKESFVLNEMVSLGNPDCISGIVDPIVLASCCQESVSIVISLTINCISPESSTRPSFEDVLWNLQYAAQVQATSEG, encoded by the exons atgaatatttatGTGTCGACTGTTCATGAATTTATTGCTGAGCCTAAGATGGGATTTTCAAGATTGTGTTTTTTAGTCTGTTTTTCATTGGGTTTCTTGATCTCTTGTACATACCAACTGCAATCCTCTCAAATCCAAGTGCTTTTGCAGTTAAGGAAGCAATTAGAGTACCCAAAACAGTTAGATTATTGGCTCAATAGAGGAGTTGATCTGTGTTATTTTAATTCTCCTCAAGTGAATATTTCATGTCAAGATAATGTTATTTCTGAAATAAGAATATATGGTGATAGGCAAACAAGGGCCAGTGGTTTTGATGGATTCCCTATTCCTTATCAAACTTTGTCACAAAACTTCTCCATGGATTCACTTTTAGCAACATTGTCAAGGCTTAATAATTTAAGAGCTTTGAGTTTGGTGTCATTAGGCATATGGGGTCCAATTCCTGTAAAAATTCATAGGCTGCAGTTTCTTGAATACTTGGATTTGAGTTGGAACTTTTTCTATGGTTCAATTCCTCAGACACTTCCAAGAATTGTGAACCTGGAGATCCTTAAACTTGATggcaacttcttgaatggtacTTTTCCTGATTGGTTTGATTCATTTTTAAATCTTACAAGTTTAAGTTTGAGGAACAATCAAATTGATGGTCCGATACCGTCTTCAATGGGAAGAGTTACTTCTTTGGCTGATATCAATTTGTCCAACAATCAAATTTCTGGTAAATTGCTTGATCTTAGTAGCTTGTCTCGCTTAAATTGGCTGGATTTGAGCAACAATAAGTTAGATTCAGAACTTCCAATTATGCCGAAAGGAATAACTGCTGTTTTGCTTAGCAACAACTCCTTTTCTGGTAGAATTCCTAGGCAATACGGCACGCTCAATAATCTGCAGCAACTTGACCTTTCTTTCAATGCTCTTCAGGGGACTACTCCTTCGGAGCTTTTTGCCTTGCCTAATATCACATCATTAAACTTGGCATCGAATATGTTCATTGGTTCGCTTCCATCAAGTTTATCTTGTGGCAGCAGTCTTGGATTAGTTGATTTCTCTAACAATAGATTGAAAGGCGTTCTGCCTTCATGTTTAAGCTCGGATATGAAAACCCGAGTTGTTAAGTTTGGTGGGAATTGCTTGTCGATAGATTTAGAACACCAGCATCCCGAAGCATATTGTGTAGAAAACTCCTCAGGAAAAAAGAACTCTAAAGTGAAGAATGTGGGGATACTAGTAGGTGTAATTTGCGGGATCGTGGTCATATTGGCACTTCTGGCTTTTGGATTTCTTGTACTATGTCGACAGTATTGCCCTTACAGAACATCAGAGCAACACTTGCTGCACAAGTCCGTGCAAGATAACTCAGTTAAAAGTCGCCCTTCTGAGCTTATAACAAATGCAA GATTTATTTCTGATGCGGCAAAGTTAGGCACACAAGATAGGCCGGCTCACCGATTATTTTCTATTGACGAGCTAAAGGAAGCTACAAACAACTTCGACGATTTAGCCTTGATGGGTGAAGGTTCAAACGGAAAG ATATACAAAGGAAGACTGGAAAACAGTGATCAGGTAGCCATACGGTGTTTGAAAGTGTCAAAAAGGTATACTATCCGAAACCTCAAACTTAGACTGGATTTGCTGGCTAAACTTCGGCATCCTCATTTGGTCTGCCTCCTGGGACACTGCATTGAGATCGAAGGAAAAGATGAAGCCGGTGTCAATGAAGTGTATCTTATTTATGAATATATATCTCATGGAAACTATCAAGCTCGTCTTTCTG AAACAAGTTCACAAAAGGTGATCAGATGGTCGGATAGGCTGGCAATTCTTATAGGCATTGCGAAGGCCGTGCATTTTCTGCACAATGGAATAATTCCTGGTTTTTTCAGCAACCAATTGAAAACTAAAAACATATTGCTAAATGACAATGGGATAGGGAAGCTCAGTGACTATGGATTGTCTGTTGTAGCTGATCAAAAGATTGACAAGGACAAG GAAGAAAGTGGAGGCCTTAAATCATG GCAAATAAAGAACCTTGAGGACGATGTTTATAGTTTCGGGATGATATTACTGGAGTCACTTATTGCACCATCAGTTCGTGCAAGAAAAGAGTCGTTCGTGCTCAACGAAATG GTGTCTTTAGGGAATCCTGATTGCATAAGTGGAATAGTTGATCCAATTGTATTGGCATCTTGCTGTCAAGAATCTGTATCCATCGTCATATCCTTAACGATCAACTGCATTTCTCCCGAGTCATCTACTCGTCCTTCTTTCGAGGACGTTCTTTGGAACTTGCAATACGCGGCTCAAGTTCAAGCAACATCCGAAGGTTAA